The DNA region TAAAATCATTATAGATTGACATAAAGAAGTAGGCAGTCTTCAGCCTATTTTCGATTGAGCCGGGTTCAATCATATTTTAAAATAAGATTTCCCTCTGCATCAACAAAAGAATCACCCTTAATAAATTCTACACTGCCATCTTCCCGCACAATAGAATTACTTTTTTCATCAGGAGAACCATAATAGGCTGAGTTATCAATACCCACAATACAGTCGGCTATGTCCTCCAACAATTCGTTAACCCATTCAACGATTTCATCCTGTTCCCAATCTTGTCTATCTACCTTGTATTCAAATATCATTTTTCTTCTCCTTCTTGGTTAATGATGTGACCCGCATCACAATATAGCTCCAATATCGTCCCAAAAAGCAAGAAAGTTAAATAAAAATAATGACTTAGCGGTTTATTCGGTCATTTCGAGCATTTCTACTCTAATGTGTTTTTAGCGTTTCCAGGTGGTAGAAAAACTTATTTGGCAAACGTTTCCGATAGATAAAACAGTATTAGATTTAGATCATATTCATTCGCAGTTAAACCGTTCAATATCATTCTATCGACCAGGGAATTGACTTCTTCTTCAGATGTAGGCGGATTATTTTCAACATTGCTTAAAAAATGACAAGCTGAGCACTTCATTTCATAAACACTCGCCGCTTCGGTTAGAGAAATTTTATCCATTTCAAACTCGGTTATAGCAGTTACCTGTCTTGAGGAAACGATTGATTTATCTTCTTCTAGTTTGGACTTAAATCCTCTGTGCAGCTCGGGAGATAGTGCGATAAGATAAGCCGATACCCACCATTGTTCTTCCAAATATATCGGTTCAGCAACAGTCCTCTCGGACATCCTTTTTACAGTTCTGACCCAATCAGATGGTGTGCGGGGTTTGACAAGTACGGTTCGCAAATCGTGGCATTGAACACATTTATTAAGCAGAACTGCTCTTCCCTTGAGAAGAAATTCTTTCTTGGATAATTTATTTAGCGGTACTTCATCAGAAAACCCTGCGTTAGAGACAAGCCGCTCAATTCTTATTATATTTTTATCGCTGAATACATCTCCTCCAACGACACTTTTTCTCAGCTGATATTCTTTAAAAGCCATTGGAACAGATAATCCGGCAAGTAATACTGTCGAGATCATAAGGAGTGTCCCAAAAAAAGGTGCGAATCTTGATTCTAAATGCTTAAAGAACCTAACAACCATAAATTTCAGAAAGAGAACGATGCCGATCAGGATTCCGAACGTTAAATGGATAACTGTTCGAGCAGGAAACTCAATTTGGTAATTCCAAAGACGCGGCACCATTTGCCACATGAGAATCAGATATATTACAATATAAAGATATCCGATGATCCGATGAAGGATGCGGAGAGAAATAGGCGCTTCGCTTTTAAATTTATTATGGTCATAAGGAAATCCCCAGAGCCAATACATTAATATCGTCCCTGCAAAAGCCAGTCCGACAAAAGCTATTCCTAAAATCGCATTCAGCATCGGATCCATAAAAATCTTCCCTTATCTGTTTCTTTCAAACAAAAAGAGAGGGTTAAATAAACCCTCTCTTTCCAAAACATATTATATTTATTCTATTACTTTAAACTTCCAATCATTACAAAATCATTGTCAGCTTTTGCACCGTGACAGGTGACGCAGCCTTTCGGAATTCCCGCGGCATCAACTGTTCCGTCAGGCTTATATTTCGCCCAAAACCAGTCGGCAGCATCAGGATTAAAGCCTTCTACTTTATACATTACCGTAATTGCGGCAAGAGTTGTATCAGGCATAAAATTTTCTTTGACAATAATTTGACCGTTTTCAAAGGTTCCCTTTTCCGGATCTTGGACATTATGAGCTCCGTGCCCGCTAAGGTATGTTCGGATTATGGCGCCATGAGGAGCATTACCTGCTACATGTCCTTCTATGCCGGGCCAAAAGTCCCATTCTCCATATGGACTTGTTTCTGTAATATATTTCCATAGTTCAGCGGCATCCGCTCCTGGTAGGGTTGCTTCTTCATGCGTAGATTCTGATGTAGAAACCTCATCGGCTTCCATTTCTTCTATATCTTTTTTACCTTTACCGCAAGAAATAACTAATAAGAGGGATATAATCAGTATACTTGCAAACATTAAAACTTTGCTCATCGTTCTCCTCATTTGTTTGATATTAAATTAGGTCTTCCAGCTTTTAATTTTAGACCCCTCTTAACACTCCTATACCCGGTGTATCGGTTTCATAGCAGGTTAAGCAGGTCATATGATAAGCGCAATAATTATGCTTGTCAAGAATAATTTATTTAAACTGTTTAATATTTTTGCTTTTTGTCTATTTCTTTGATTTTCAACCAGAGAGAGAATGCCAATACGGTTAAAATCAGCGTGGAGATACCTAATCCCATCTTTCTGAAATTAAATTCGTCTAAAGCGGCTAAACCGATTTTTTCAGCCTCCCCGACCGCCTTTGTTCCTTTATTTATCTCTTCCTCGACATAATCGAGATTGAACGAATGAATTCGAGTCCGGGATTGCAGCAATGATTGCCTGGCTTCGCTTAAACTAAAAAGTGCGTCAGAAATTTCTACGCCTTTTTGCTCGGCATCGTGTATAATAGCTCGCGTGGTTTCCATTTTCTCTTTTAGTCCAACAATCATATCCCGCATTTTAATAGATATTATACCGCCATCGTCATCTTCTTCGTGACATTCTGCACAAATCGAGCCTTCATGCACTCCAAGCATATCGTCATTCGGTTTGGCAATAGCGTGATTCCCATGGCAAGTTTCACATCCCCGCTCCCCTATATCATGAAAGGCTATGGACATAGGACTTTTCTCAAAGAGCTCATAATTATTCAAGTGACATGTACTGCAAATAAGTGATTCGTCAGTCACTGTCGGCGGAATCACTCCATGATCACCGTGGCAATCGTTGCAAACAGGAGATCCCATATCACCTTTTTCATAAAGAGCGATACCGTGGACACTCGTTTTATATTCTTCAAACTGATTTGATGGTAATCCATAAGCAGTCATCAGAGTGCTATTTCCATGGCAACGGTCACAGGTAGCAGCTATATTTTTAGGGTAAACAGGAGATTTTGGATCTGAAGATGATCTAATACCGTGGGCAAAGTGACAGTCACTGCATTGGGCAACGTTTTCATCTCCTGCAATTAACATTTTGCCGTGAGCGGATAAACTGTATTTTTCTACCTGGTCAATCGGTATAGATACATTGTAAACTTTCATATATTCAGCATCACTGTGGCATTTACCGCAAAACTCGGGAATCTCTTCTTTTGCCGGAACTCCAAACCAATCATCAGCATCCCACATAGCTTCATCTTCGTCATCTGAGTTAGGATTTCCGCCATGACAATCGGCACACGTTAAACCAGCCTCCTCATGGACATCTTTTTTAAATGCCTCTACAGGAGCGAGATATTCGTCTTCCAAATCAGAATGACAAATTACACACTCGCTTGTGGAATTGCCCTGTGCGGAAACAGTTGACGGAAACAGAAAACTACTTCCTAACATCAGTATACCGACGGCAGTAGGAATACCGCCTTTTTTATGTAAGAGTTTTTTCAATATCTTTTTGTATATCAGAGAAATAAACCATGCTAAAATAATTATGCCTGCGATGCCGGCTACGAGTATAGACAACCAGCGTAGCATTCCTCCAAAACCAAGTAAAAAGTTGTAAACTCCGCTTGCTCCTTCCGCAGATAATCCAAAGAAATTTAACAGAGAAGAAAAACCCATTGCAAGATTATCAAAATAACCTACAAAAGTCATGTAGAGCATATAAAATACCCAGAATTTCGCTCCTAAAATTAGTTTCCTGTTTTTTCTGCCCCTTTGTACTCGGGTGTCAATAAACGGAACTAAAATCCACAATAGAATCGCAAGATTGAACATCATTATGCCAAACACTTCCCCCTCCATAAATAGAAAATGCGCA from Candidatus Neomarinimicrobiota bacterium includes:
- a CDS encoding cytochrome P460 family protein, translating into MSKVLMFASILIISLLLVISCGKGKKDIEEMEADEVSTSESTHEEATLPGADAAELWKYITETSPYGEWDFWPGIEGHVAGNAPHGAIIRTYLSGHGAHNVQDPEKGTFENGQIIVKENFMPDTTLAAITVMYKVEGFNPDAADWFWAKYKPDGTVDAAGIPKGCVTCHGAKADNDFVMIGSLK
- a CDS encoding cytochrome b N-terminal domain-containing protein, which translates into the protein MGTIDRVKANLFEWFDERLGISDWLEFFKKKTVPVSGEFLWYYFGGVSLFLFIIQVLSGILLLMYYNADPDRAFESIRFIMSKVEFGWLIRSIHSWSANLMVLAIFIHMFSVFFTRAYRPPREMTWVTGMLLLLLSLGFGFSGYLLPWNELAFFATKVGTDIAGSIPYVGNAMLNLLRGGEDVTGATLSRFFGLHVAILPLLFFVLLSLHLFLVQVQGMSIPLEWEKGEKEGRPKEMKRMPFFPNFALRDLLLWLIVLNVLAILAVYFPWELGIKADPFSSAPAGIKPEWFFMFMFETLKIIPAHFLFMEGEVFGIMMFNLAILLWILVPFIDTRVQRGRKNRKLILGAKFWVFYMLYMTFVGYFDNLAMGFSSLLNFFGLSAEGASGVYNFLLGFGGMLRWLSILVAGIAGIIILAWFISLIYKKILKKLLHKKGGIPTAVGILMLGSSFLFPSTVSAQGNSTSECVICHSDLEDEYLAPVEAFKKDVHEEAGLTCADCHGGNPNSDDEDEAMWDADDWFGVPAKEEIPEFCGKCHSDAEYMKVYNVSIPIDQVEKYSLSAHGKMLIAGDENVAQCSDCHFAHGIRSSSDPKSPVYPKNIAATCDRCHGNSTLMTAYGLPSNQFEEYKTSVHGIALYEKGDMGSPVCNDCHGDHGVIPPTVTDESLICSTCHLNNYELFEKSPMSIAFHDIGERGCETCHGNHAIAKPNDDMLGVHEGSICAECHEEDDDGGIISIKMRDMIVGLKEKMETTRAIIHDAEQKGVEISDALFSLSEARQSLLQSRTRIHSFNLDYVEEEINKGTKAVGEAEKIGLAALDEFNFRKMGLGISTLILTVLAFSLWLKIKEIDKKQKY